From the Eremothecium cymbalariae DBVPG#7215 chromosome 6, complete sequence genome, one window contains:
- the OSH6 gene encoding oxysterol-binding protein OSH6 (similar to Ashbya gossypii AEL287C), with protein sequence MAISKALKSLSVHTSGTSGAPDSEGDVTGSVGSASCSVGKCASQGQSLDTDDIDENDESGQNIILSIISQLKPGSDLTRITLPTFILEKKSMLERITNQLQYPDIIIDAHSEPDELERFVKIVKWYLAGWHIAPKAVKKPLNPVLGEYFTAYWDLPNKQQAFYVAEQTSHHPPKSLYFYMIPESNIRVDGTTIPRSRFLGNSTAAMMEGLSVLQFLDIIDPATGKPEKYTLTQPNMYARGILFGKMRLELGDHMIIKGPNYHVDIEFKTKGFISGTYDAIEGVVKDYNDNSFYEITGKWNDVMYIKDLRTKNATPKVLFDVRLGNSLKPKVRPLEEQGEFESRKLWKKVTDALAVRDHKVATEEKFKIEDYQRALAKKRAEDGVEFHPKLFRPSTLGEDLEYYIYKNIPLGDDHEAQIRAILEIAPILPGQFFTEKFGIPAYEKHELQQRE encoded by the coding sequence ATGGCTATATCCAAGGCACTGAAGAGTTTGAGTGTGCATACGTCTGGTACATCTGGTGCTCCCGACTCAGAGGGGGATGTTACTGGGAGTGTAGGGAGTGCTAGTTGTTCGGTGGGGAAATGCGCTTCTCAAGGTCAGTCGCTCGACACAGATGATATAGATGAGAATGATGAGTCAGGacaaaatatcatcttGAGTATTATTTCGCAATTGAAGCCAGGTTCGGACTTGACTAGGATTACTTTACCGACATTTATTCTTGAGAAGAAGTCTATGTTAGAAAGGATCACAAATCAGTTACAGTACCCAGATATTATAATAGATGCTCATTCTGAGCCTGATGAGTTGGAGAGGTTCGTTAAGATTGTGAAGTGGTACTTAGCAGGATGGCACATAGCACCTAAGGCTGTGAAGAAACCATTGAATCCGGTGCTTGGTGAGTACTTCACTGCTTATTGGGACTTGCCTAATAAGCAGCAGGCGTTCTACGTAGCAGAACAGACAAGTCATCACCCCCCTAAGTCGTTATATTTCTACATGATTCCCGAGTCAAATATCAGAGTAGATGGTACTACAATTCCAAGGTCAAGGTTCTTGGGCAATTCCACGGCTGCTATGATGGAGGGGTTATCTGTTCTCCAGTTTTTAGATATTATTGACCCAGCCACAGGTAAGCCTGAGAAGTATACCCTGACTCAACCTAATATGTATGCTCGCGGCATCTTATTTGGGAAAATGAGGCTAGAGCTTGGTGATCATATGATAATCAAAGGTCCCAACTATCACGTTGATATTGAGTTTAAAACAAAGGGGTTTATATCTGGTACGTACGATGCTATTGAAGGTGTTGTTAAAGACTATAATgacaattctttttatgAGATTACTGGGAAGTGGAATGATGTCATGTATATTAAAGATTTAAGGACTAAAAATGCTACCCCCAAAGTGTTATTTGATGTCCGCTTAGGGAATTCACTTAAACCAAAGGTTCGACCCTTGGAAGAACAAGGTGAGTTTGAATCCAGAAAGCTGTGGAAGAAGGTCACTGATGCACTTGCCGTTCGTGACCATAAGGTTGCTACCGaagaaaagtttaaaattgaagatTACCAAAGGGCCTTGGCTAAAAAGAGAGCCGAGGATGGAGTTGAGTTCCATCCAAAGTTATTTAGACCTTCTACATTGGGTGAAGATTTGGAgtactatatatacaagaaTATCCCCTTAGGCGATGACCACGAAGCTCAGATCAGAGCAATCCTGGAAATTGCACCGATTTTACCAGGCCAGTTCTTTACTGAAAAGTTCGGTATCCCGGCATATGAAAAACATGAGTTACAACAAAGGGAATGA
- a CDS encoding translation initiation factor 2A (similar to Ashbya gossypii AEL286C), with the protein MSFQLFAKTPVESEIFEGYPSFRKLDLCESPNFITSKLSPCGRFIAISTESRVQVFKNGDFQDVLLELKLKDVYDLEFSPGGSYLSTWERPHIDNETHENVKIWYLNEEEPSAEEVKYQYQARTQNAWALQFSKLDNYAVRRFGKELRISKLDHAAPKFNFDRPYAKLVPDGQVSRYLISPAEHPTICTFSPEKGGKPAQLTIYPITEGTIQKKIVSKIFFKADSCQLKWNALGNAVLCLAITDFDASNQSYYGENTLYLLSFQGVNGSLGGESVRVPLGKEGPIHDFTWSPTSRQFGVIYGFMPATITFFDIRGNAVHSLTEQRKNTMIYSPSGRYILIAGFGNLQGAVEILDRHDKFKCITKFDAANTSTCTWSPGGEFILTATTSPRLRVDNGLKVWHVSGKLCFVNEYAGLLEASWRYPCIYKVKQPGSHVIVNWDSKKLQDSPALKDPVLNPSQVEIHPSVTAYNEKNPKKNNGTSSVSKPVGAYKPPHARRAAATGSSVPGAAVKPAVPGMTPKASKGLVPGMAPKESKSQAKNRKKREHGHSRKAAPTNADSDDNPSSIATTPEPKEMPKPNKETSPEEKKIRSLLKKLRAIESLKQRQAVGDKLEDTQILKIQSEQKVLQELNLLSFSEP; encoded by the coding sequence ATGTCGTTTCAATTGTTTGCAAAGACTCCTGTAGAAAGCGAGATATTTGAGGGTTACCCATCGTTCCGTAAGTTAGATTTGTGTGAGAGTCCTAACTTTATTACATCTAAATTATCTCCATGTGGTAGGTTTATAGCGATATCTACTGAAAGTAGAGTGCAGGTGTTCAAAAACGGTGACTTTCAGGACGTGTTGTTGGAATTGAAGCTGAAAGATGTATATGATCTTGAGTTTTCTCCGGGTGGGTCGTATTTATCTACATGGGAGCGGCCTCATATTGATAATGAGACGCATGAAAATGTGAAGATTTGGTATTTGAACGAAGAGGAGCCTTCTGCTGAGGAAGTGAAGTATCAGTACCAAGCGCGGACGCAGAATGCTTGGGCACTGCAATTTTCGAAGTTGGACAACTATGCAGTGAGGAGGTTTGGGAAGGAATTGCGTATTTCTAAGCTGGATCACGCAGCGCCGAAGTTTAATTTTGATAGGCCTTACGCAAAACTAGTCCCTGATGGGCAGGTGTCGAGGTATTTGATCTCACCTGCAGAACACCCAACGATCTGTACGTTCTCTCCAGAAAAGGGGGGCAAGCCTGCCCAATTGACCATCTATCCTATCACTGAAGGGACtatacaaaagaaaatagtGTCCAAGATCTTCTTCAAGGCAGATTCGTGCCAGTTGAAATGGAATGCTCTTGGAAACGCGGTACTGTGTTTGGCTATCACAGACTTTGATGCTTCGAACCAATCCTACTACGGAGAAAACACTTTGTACCTGCTTTCATTCCAGGGTGTCAACGGATCGTTAGGTGGCGAATCCGTCAGAGTTCCTTTAGGCAAGGAGGGTCCTATTCACGACTTCACCTGGTCACCGACCTCAAGACAGTTTGGTGTCATCTATGGCTTTATGCCCGCCACCATTACTTTCTTTGACATTAGAGGCAATGCTGTTCATTCGCTGACTGAGCAGCGTAAAAATACCATGATTTATTCCCCTAGCGGCAGATATATCTTAATTGCAGGTTTTGGGAACTTGCAAGGCGCCGTCGAAATCTTGGATCGTCACGATAAATTTAAATGCATCACCAAGTTCGACGCAGCCAACACCTCTACTTGTACATGGTCTCCAGGTGGCGAATTCATTCTCACTGCAACAACTTCGCCTAGGCTGAGAGTGGATAACGGTTTGAAAGTTTGGCACGTCAGTGGCAAATTGTGCTTTGTCAACGAGTACGCTGGGTTGCTTGAAGCTTCCTGGAGGTATCCTTGTATCTACAAAGTTAAGCAACCAGGTTCTCATGTCATTGTAAATTGGGATTCAAAGAAACTTCAGGATTCCCCAGCCTTAAAGGATCCTGTCTTAAATCCTTCCCAGGTTGAAATTCACCCAAGTGTTACTGCCTATAATGAAAAGAAcccaaagaaaaataacGGCACCAGCAGCGTCTCCAAACCAGTAGGTGCGTACAAACCACCTCACGCAAGAAGAGCTGCTGCTACAGGGTCCTCGGTTCCCGGTGCCGCCGTCAAACCTGCTGTACCTGGTATGACCCCTAAGGCTTCAAAGGGTCTTGTCCCGGGCATGGCTCCTAAGGAATCCAAATCTCAAGCCAAAAATCGCAAAAAGAGAGAGCATGGTCATTCCAGAAAAGCCGCTCCCACCAACGCTGACTCCGATGATAACCCAAGCAGCATCGCAACTACTCCCGAGCCAAAGGAAATGCCTAAGCCAAACAAAGAGACTTCCCCcgaggaaaagaaaatccgctctcttttgaagaaattaagaGCCATTGAGTCCTTAAAGCAAAGACAAGCAGTTGGCGACAAGCTAGAAGACACACAGATCTTGAAAATTCAAAGTGAGCAAAAAGTCTTGCAAGAATTGAATTTGCTAAGTTTTTCGGAGCCTTGA
- the ILV5 gene encoding ketol-acid reductoisomerase (similar to Ashbya gossypii ACL198W), translating into MLRTVARQAVLRSRGGEVARRAMSSFVVSGSNRTSRARGSVAGAPLVMSRGLKEISFGGTTETVYERADWPREKLLEYFKNDTIALIGYGSQGYGQGLNLRDNGLKVIIGVRKDGASWKAALEDGWVPGETLFDVMEAVQKGSIVMNLLSDAAQSETWPKLRPLLTKGKTLYFSHGFSPVFKDLTKVEPPKDIDVILVAPKGSGRTVRTLFKEGRGINSSYAVWNDVTGKAHEKAQALAVAVGSGYVYQTTFEKEVNSDLYGERGCLMGGIHGMFLAQYEVLRENGHSPSEAFNETVEEATQSLYPLIGKYGMDYMYDACSTTARRGALDWYPIFKKALKPVFQDLYESTKNGSETKRSLEFNSQPDYREKLEAELQTIRNMEIWKVGKEVRKLRPENN; encoded by the coding sequence ATGTTGAGAACGGTAGCAAGACAAGCGGTATTGAGATCACGTGGTGGGGAAGTTGCCAGGAGGGCGATGTCTAGTTTCGTGGTGTCTGGGTCGAACCGGACATCACGGGCGCGGGGTTCGGTCGCTGGGGCGCCTTTGGTGATGTCACGTGGTTTGAAGGAGATTAGTTTTGGTGGTACCACTGAAACGGTGTATGAGAGAGCAGATTGGCCCAGGGAGAAGTTGCTGGAGTATTTCAAGAATGATACGATAGCTTTAATTGGTTATGGGTCTCAAGGATATGGACAGGGGTTGAATCTGCGTGACAATGGGTTGAAGGTTATCATCGGTGTGCGCAAGGACGGGGCTTCTTGGAAGGCCGCTTTGGAGGATGGGTGGGTTCCTGGAGAAACGTTGTTTGACGTGATGGAGGCTGTTCAGAAGGGTTCGATTGTGATGAATTTGCTTTCAGATGCAGCTCAGTCTGAGACGTGGCCTAAATTGAGGCCATTGTTGACCAAGGGTAAAACTTTGTACTTTTCTCATGGGTTTTCGCCTGTTTTCAAGGATTTGACGAAGGTTGAGCCTCCAAAGGACATTGATGTGATTCTTGTTGCTCCTAAGGGGTCTGGAAGAACTGTCCGGACATTGTTTAAGGAGGGTCGCGGAATCAACTCTTCGTATGCTGTCTGGAACGATGTTACTGGTAAGGCGCACGAAAAGGCTCAAGCACTTGCTGTTGCTGTCGGGTCTGGGTATGTGTACCAAACcacttttgaaaaggagGTGAATTCTGACTTATATGGTGAAAGAGGTTGTTTGATGGGAGGTATTCATGGTATGTTTTTGGCGCAATACGAAGTGTTGCGTGAAAATGGTCATTCGCCATCTGAAGCATTCAATGAGACTGTCGAGGAGGCTACTCAGTCTCTGTATCCCTTGATTGGCAAGTATGGTATGGACTACATGTATGATGCTTGTTCTACCACTGCGAGAAGAGGTGCTCTAGACTGGTATCCTATCTTCAAAAAGGCTTTGAAGCCTGTGTTCCAGGATTTGTATGAGTCCACCAAGAATGGTTCCGAGACCAAGAGGTCTTTGGAGTTTAACTCCCAGCCAGATTACAGAGAGAAACTGGAGGCTGAATTACAGACTATCAGAAATATGGAAATCTGGAAGGTTGGTAAAGAGGTTAGAAAGCTAAGACCTGAAAAcaattga
- the ATG33 gene encoding Atg33p (similar to Ashbya gossypii AEL283C) yields MSVCLVVTKSIATTALGIYTGMVVTKNLILTPKSLMYNGTDGEGGDNASNGMKEGNFGATGASSGEGLGLYSWVTGALAAVSTVFFGVSYFGAPTYWRHPYLLYCLVGLPLTWLLESGAVKVEFSSSSCSKCMPIFPVPGQSYVGGAAAGATSEAEEEGGLSTSDEHDDIISEDSIVDLAQQEETSAKIAGSDSKIPRGDDGGSECEPSKVVTLLYFVGRYITVASSALLFTACVVGCLGETL; encoded by the coding sequence ATGAGTGTTTGTTTGGTGGTTACCAAAAGTATAGCGACAACGGCGTTGGGGATCTACACAGGGATGGTTGTGACGAAGAATTTGATCCTAACGCCCAAGTCTTTGATGTATAATGGTACTGATGGAGAGGGAGGTGATAATGCTTCCAATGGGATGAAGGAGGGGAACTTTGGTGCGACCGGTGCGAGCAGTGGGGAAGGGCTGGGGCTATATAGCTGGGTGACGGGTGCATTAGCGGCGGTATCTACGGTTTTCTTTGGAGTATCATATTTCGGGGCGCCAACGTATTGGAGACACCCGTATCTGTTGTACTGTCTTGTTGGGTTGCCTTTGACATGGCTGTTAGAAAGCGGAGCCGTCAAGGTGGAGTTTAGCAGCAGTTCTTGCAGCAAGTGTATGCCAATTTTCCCTGTTCCAGGGCAGTCCTATGTGGGTGGGGCAGCTGCGGGGGCTACTTCTGAGgcggaagaagaaggtggATTGAGTACAAGCGATGAACATGACGATATTATCTCAGAGGATAGCATTGTGGACTTGGCACAGCAGGAAGAAACTAGCGCCAAGATTGCAGGCTCCGATTCCAAGATTCCACGTGGCGATGATGGTGGTTCAGAGTGCGAGCCCTCAAAAGTGGTGACGTTGCTATATTTTGTTGGCAGATACATCACTGTTGCGAGCTCAGCACTGCTATTTACAGCTTGCGTGGTTGGATGCCTTGGGGAGACATTGTAA
- the FMP48 gene encoding protein kinase FMP48 (similar to Ashbya gossypii AEL284C) has translation MYHIGRLLQSGSFSTVHYGTDVRTGEEVALKFVKKPKGSKEQLRKITTMVFNEYAILKRLGKHENICMLINFYENADAFVFVLEYCANGDLYDFIKSIREKPTVTIHFHSLVYQICNAIRYCHSLGVSHRDIKPENLLITAEGQVKLTDFGLSHVGGMSQDYCIGTEKYLAPETFSRQYHNTFSTDYWSLGITLLCTMFGSCPFLKATTSLTGENENFELFLGNPRQFINSYYLDPVLAKGDSPESSTGYRPFKKKSKYSRFRDPAYWLQLPGDRGLTLCAVAHIVVSHLLNLEPARRSMYHFWTKLDQKLSENGSPLSQLDNEVLVQQQKFPLRSTTKSNDLENEDNTALSPTDYDYVSYDSNNEYINHTNDSNGLLNNHALSSLTLGDIPMLSMWLDEARADLLKDNNKKEYVTPASLTDISKRQSFESPESQRTMANSIPNIPLSGRVTSSMDQGWSSVELPESLNAMATTSSSNAATKYSEWIY, from the coding sequence ATGTACCATATAGGTAGACTGCTCCAATCAGGTTCATTTAGTACTGTACATTACGGTACTGACGTACGAACTGGAGAGGAGGTTGCTCTGAAGTTTGTCAAGAAGCCAAAAGGTAGTAAAGAGCAATTGCGTAAGATTACCACAATGGTTTTCAATGAGTATGCAATTTTAAAGCGATTGGGAAAGCATGAGAACATATGTATGCTAATAAATTTTTATGAGAACGCAGATGCATTCGTGTTTGTGTTGGAATATTGTGCAAACGGCGATTTATATGACTTCATAAAGTCTATTCGTGAAAAACCTACTGTTACAATTCACTTCCATTCCCTAGTGTACCAGATATGCAACGCTATTAGGTACTGCCATTCTCTGGGTGTATCACATAGGGATATTAAGCCAGAAAATCTGCTCATTACTGCCGAAGGGCAAGTAAAGTTGACTGACTTTGGTTTGTCACACGTTGGGGGCATGTCTCAGGATTATTGTATTGGGACAGAGAAATATTTAGCGCCAGAGACGTTTTCTAGGCAGTACCATAACACATTTTCTACAGACTATTGGTCCCTTGGAATCACACTGTTATGCACAATGTTTGGTTCATGTCCGTTTCTAAAAGCTACGACTTCATTAACTGGGGAAAACGAAAACTTTGAGCTGTTTTTAGGGAATCCTCGTCAATTTATCAATTCATATTATCTAGACCCAGTATTGGCAAAGGGGGATTCACCTGAATCTTCCACGGGGTACAGACcatttaaaaagaagagcAAATACTCACGGTTTCGCGATCCTGCTTACTGGCTACAGTTGCCAGGCGATCGCGGGCTCACGTTGTGTGCCGTTGCTCACATCGTGGTCTCACATCTCCTTAACTTGGAACCTGCTCGTAGGAGTATGTATCATTTTTGGACTAAATTGGATCAGAAGCTCTCTGAAAATGGTTCTCCTTTATCCCAACTTGATAATGAAGTGCTGgtccaacaacaaaaattcccATTACGGTCTACTACCAAATCCAACGATTTAGAGAATGAGGACAACACCGCTTTATCACCAACAGATTACGACTACGTCTCATATGACAGCAACAACgaatatataaatcatACAAATGATAGTAATGGGTTGCTGAATAATCATGCTCTGTCTTCACTTACACTTGGCGATATCCCAATGCTTTCAATGTGGCTGGATGAGGCCCGCGCAGACCTGTTGAAagataataacaaaaaggaATACGTTACTCCTGCTTCACTTACTGATATCAGCAAACGGCAATCATTCGAGTCTCCAGAGAGTCAAAGGACAATGGCAAATTCTATTCCTAACATACCACTCTCTGGAAGAGTTACTTCTTCAATGGACCAAGGCTGGTCCTCGGTTGAGTTACCAGAATCGTTAAATGCCATGGCTACGACATCGAGCAGTAATGCAGCAACAAAATACAGCGAATggatatattga
- a CDS encoding peroxiredoxin (similar to Ashbya gossypii ACL197W), with protein MATQLRPQVYLGSKAPNFQVQTSQGPIDFYEYIGDSWCMFFSHPADFTPICTTEIGALASLSSEFASRGCKLLGLSTNNKATHLKWLRDIERITGSKVDFPLICDLDRRIGMMFGMIDLHSFDSEGKPTPFRSVFIIDPKKIVRLVQIYPLSTGRNTAEMLRCLDSLQLVDRTDHHFITPVNWIPGDDVVLAPEIDHITAEEKFPRHRTIREYLKFAPIDPDTLQSH; from the coding sequence atggcAACTCAACTTCGGCCACAAGTTTACCTTGGATCCAAGGCACCAAACTTTCAAGTCCAAACCTCCCAGGGTCCTATAGACTTCTACGAATACATCGGCGACTCATGGTGTATGTTCTTTTCCCACCCAGCAGATTTCACGCCAATTTGCACCACCGAGATAGGTGCTCTGGCCTCGTTATCCTCAGAATTCGCATCTAGGGGCTGCAAACTGCTGGGCCTAtccaccaacaacaaagcTACGCATCTGAAATGGCTCAGAGATATAGAAAGAATTACAGGCTCTAAAGTCGATTTCCCCCTTATTTGCGACCTCGACCGCAGAATAGGCATGATGTTCGGAATGATCGATCTACACTCCTTTGATTCAGAGGGTAAGCCAACCCCATTTCGATCCGTCTTCATAATAGACCCCAAGAAAATCGTCAGGTTGGTACAGATATACCCTCTATCTACAGGTAGAAACACCGCTGAAATGCTCCGCTGTCTTGACTCCCTCCAACTAGTCGACAGAACAGACCACCATTTCATAACCCCTGTAAACTGGATTCCGGGAGATGATGTCGTCCTGGCACCTGAAATTGACCACATAACAGCTGAAGAAAAGTTTCCTCGACACAGAACTATCCGTGAATACCTTAAGTTTGCCCCTATCGACCCGGACACACTCCAGAGCCATTGA
- the ECM9 gene encoding Ecm9p (similar to Ashbya gossypii AEL288W) has translation MALELTGKLYSLITSENQQDVRLLVYPDQPDYPPITVIPSDYYVEIICFKSTYRQIFEECHQEFTKYLDEGLDSVIDPYLITIGLLFTSFENRSILNLHESLFSNALNSENPCQKLQREIKIIETILSCNINSLNKSSSLWLWYRKLIVLKRERFRDASLRVVEVCTRSAALHSANYYCWNFLRWYYDISLTDLEERKSLRSSISGFAFSHLTDASAWDALAHVYSFSGDYNRSDYERLVRRFNMTTVIDWGSEKGACDLEDELTSLIYKLIDFIDMFEVCEWAPFRCLHILVSLQPIEKLKPGIFSHWIEKVSQPKDIKLLRGNPVLLEGYDDTDILRTTKYKNLALKYRLLDKIFDLNN, from the coding sequence ATGGCGCTCGAACTAACAGGGAAACTGTATAGTTTAATTACTTCGGAAAATCAGCAAGATGTTAGACTTCTTGTATATCCTGATCAGCCTGACTATCCTCCTATTACCGTTATTCCAAGTGATTATTATGTTGAAATTATATGCTTCAAGAGTACATACCGTCAAATTTTTGAGGAATGCCACCAAGAGTTCACTAAGTATCTTGATGAAGGTTTGGATTCGGTAATAGATCCATACTTAATTACAATAGGACTGCTGTTCACCTCATTTGAAAACCGTTCAATATTGAACTTGCACGAATCGTTGTTCTCCAACGCTTTAAATTCGGAGAATCCTTGTCAAAAGTTACAACGGGAAATCAAGATTATAGAGACAATACTTAGCTGTAATATCAACAGCTTAAATAAGTCATCCTCCTTGTGGCTATGGTACCGGAAGCTTATAGTGTTGAAAAGGGAACGCTTCCGTGATGCTTCACTACGGGTTGTTGAAGTTTGCACAAGGTCCGCCGCTTTGCATAGTGCAAATTACTATTGCTGGAACTTTTTGCGTTGGTACTATGACATTTCATTAACTGATCTGGAGGAGAGAAAGTCATTGAGAAGTAGTATTAGTGGGTTTGCCTTTTCCCACTTGACGGATGCATCAGCGTGGGATGCCCTTGCCCATGTATACAGTTTTTCGGGGGACTATAACAGATCTGACTATGAAAGACTAGTCAGGCGTTTCAATATGACCACTGTTATAGATTGGGGCAGCGAAAAAGGAGCTTGCGAtttagaagatgaattGACCAGTCTCATATATAAACTAATAGATTTCATCGATATGTTTGAAGTATGTGAGTGGGCGCCATTTCGTTGTCTGCATATTTTGGTCAGTCTACAGCCAAtagaaaaattaaaaccaGGAATCTTTTCTCATTGGATTGAAAAGGTAAGCCAGCCTAAAGATATCAAACTCCTTCGTGGAAACCCTGTACTGCTGGAGGGATATGATGATACTGATATTCTGAGGACAACCAAGTACAAAAATTTAGCACTAAAGTATAGACTTCtggataaaatatttgatttaaataattaa
- the MCO32 gene encoding Mco32p (similar to Ashbya gossypii AEL285W), translating to MLGCMVRKRVSIWLRQRCYLSGATVLCRRREVGKGDVEGKHANMGDMVRYLQGRVPLLLQDCIGDCRLAEDVSLRVLPLSRPYIPKFHGRNHYKTAWKGIQVIMNTFVVRQPCLIQVRRLEVDEVGQKIRIWWDTVERTASEVSRGESSTVDTSGEGWQGSSNEELWRKIGQRPDEKWIRNLIRDTKVKSRVVSGLFEFELDVNNEKIKRHTIDNVEMLDDGEKKMAAKHDSSLCAA from the coding sequence ATGCTGGGATGTATGGTGCGTAAGCGAGTGAGCATTTGGCTTCGTCAACGGTGTTATTTGTCGGGTGCTACTGTTTTGTGTCGAAGACGAGAGGTGGGGAAGGGTGATGTCGAAGGAAAGCATGCCAATATGGGTGATATGGTGAGGTATCTGCAGGGGCGTGTGCCTCTGTTGTTGCAAGATTGTATTGGGGATTGCCGGTTAGCTGAGGATGTGAGTTTGAGGGTGTTGCCTTTGTCGCGGCCTTATATTCCGAAATTCCATGGGCGGAACCATTATAAGACAGCATGGAAGGGGATTCAAGTGATTATGAACACGTTTGTGGTGCGGCAGCCTTGTTTAATTCAGGTTAGGAGGCTGGAGGTAGATGAGGTGGGACAGAAGATAAGGATATGGTGGGATACAGTAGAAAGAACAGCGTCGGAAGTGTCACGTGGAGAGAGTTCGACGGTGGACACCTCTGGTGAGGGCTGGCAAGGTAGTAGTAATGAGGAATTGTGGCGCAAGATTGGACAGCGGCCAGATGAGAAGTGGATACGGAACTTGATAAGAGATACAAAAGTTAAGTCGCGCGTTGTGAGTGGGTTGTTTGAGTTCGAGCTAGATGTGAATAATGAGAAGATCAAGCGCCATACGATTGACAATGTAGAGATGCTTGACGATggagaaaagaaaatggctGCAAAACACGATTCCAGCCTATGTGCAGCTTAA
- a CDS encoding uncharacterized protein (similar to KLLA0A02871g -Kluyveromyces lactis), giving the protein MIQGLYRLFFINVCMSLGLGRCQLQYSLSNCPSIQNELLALNISLGNCSEDLTDCLMNEFSASNALCATCIIVSNDLQRESICECLQCLINTLATKCSKAHCAGSRTTGLVYKLSQKFDNSLPKALPLVSEPVHELQYVADSNNVIRRGIFTGERYSLINALLEALGHKVVNKEEGMWYFELDSLPNVESIKAPSDKTYTNTVTTGKVTESHTLSMHNSESVFNIVNKASSPIFTASLSIESSHKQSKPQLTSSVIDLTYAPIEVVNAATTNMVGTRYAPYVTGPTKIAPDESTRFAMRTKAYPSEATKIPFLSSSTTSSESKAFIISIAAATFATFSIFAISDISTTVDSLKQEGFEPCLEVDAIFHPASYNDESDINEFTDSEVDNEVMRTLPVPVPHSTHSFTEIADTIHKMNFT; this is encoded by the coding sequence ATGATTCAGGGTTTATACCGCTTATTCTTCATTAATGTTTGTATGTCGTTGGGCTTGGGCAGGTGTCAACTGCAATATAGCCTTAGCAACTGTCCCTCCATTCAGAATGAGTTGCTTGCATTGAACATCAGTCTGGGAAACTGTTCTGAAGATCTTACCGATTGTTTGATGAATGAATTTTCTGCATCGAACGCACTATGTGCTACTTGTATCATTGTTTCAAATGATCTTCAAAGGGAATCGATTTGTGAGTGTCTTCAATGCTTAATCAACACTTTAGCGACTAAATGCAGCAAGGCTCACTGCGCTGGTTCCAGAACAACAGGACTGGTGTACAAATTAAGCCagaaatttgataattctCTTCCAAAGGCTTTGCCTTTGGTTAGCGAGCCTGTCCACGAGCTTCAATATGTTGCAGATTCAAACAATGTTATTCGTCGTGGGATATTTACTGGAGAGCGGTATAGCTTAATTAATGCACTATTAGAAGCTCTTGGTCACAAAGTTGTTAATAAAGAGGAAGGGATGTGGTACTTTGAACTCGATTCATTACCAAATGTGGAGTCTATTAAGGCTCCTTCCGACAAAACTTACACTAATACAGTAACTACGGGCAAGGTGACTGAAAGCCACACCCTCTCAATGCACAATAGTGAATCGGTATTCAATATCGTTAACAAAGCTTCAAGTCCTATATTTACTGCCTCCCTATCTATAGAATCCTCACACAAGCAATCCAAGCCTCAGTTAACTTCCAGTGTAATTGATCTAACTTACGCACCAATCGAAGTGGTAAATGCGGCCACGACCAATATGGTGGGGACACGGTATGCTCCGTACGTCACTGGGCCTACCAAAATCGCTCCCGATGAGAGCACAAGGTTTGCCATGCGCACCAAGGCATATCCTTCAGAGGCTACAAAGATACCCTTCTTATCAAGTTCCACTACTTCCAGCGAATCTAAAGCATTCATCATCTCgattgctgctgctacaTTTGCTACATTTAGCATTTTCGCCATTTCCGATATATCAACAACTGTCGATAGTTTAAAACAAGAGGGCTTTGAACCATGTTTGGAAGTCGATGCCATTTTTCATCCCGCATCATATAACGACGAATCTGATATCAACGAATTTACCGACAGTGAGGTAGACAATGAAGTAATGCGTACACTACCTGTCCCTGTTCCTCATTCGACACATTCGTTTACAGAAATCGCTGACACTATCCATAAAATGAATTTTACCTAA